The genomic stretch CTTCATCTCCCTCGGGAGCTGGCAGCCGGGTCACAATCGCCTCCAACACATCGCCAATACCAAGGCCCGTCTTCGCAGATATTTCCACTGCGTCGCTTGCATCAAGCCCGATCACATCTTCGATCTGCTCACGGACACGGTCCGGCTCTGCTGCAGGAAGGTCTACCTTGTTCAGTACAGGCACAATTTCATGATCTACTTCAATCGCCTGATAGACATTTGCCAGCGTCTGCGCCTCAACGCCCTGACTGGCATCCACAACCAGCAGGGACCCCTCACAAGCAGAAAGCGAGCGGTTAACCTCATAGGCGAAATCCACATGGCCCGGCGTGTCGATCAGGTTGAGGATGTAGGTCTCGCCATCGAGTGCCTTGTATTCAAGACGAACAGTCTGCGCCTTGATCGTGATCCCGCGCTCACGCTCCAGCTCCATATTGTCGAGCACCTGCTCCTTCATCTCCCTGTCGGTCAAGCCGCCTGTCACCTGAATCAACCGGTCAGCCAGCGTTGACTTGCCATGGTCAATATGCGCGACGATGGAGAAATTTCGAATTCTGGATAATGTGCTCATAAGTCTTGGCGATATAGAGGTGAGAGCTGGCTGCGGCAATTACATTATCGCCTCTTGGCCACAAAAAACCGGGCTACAAAAAACCCGGCCATAAGGGCCGGGTTTGTCGCGAAGATGTAAATCCTGTTTATTTTTTCAACGCATCGCGGATTTCTTCAAGCAGGACTTCCTGACGTGGCGGCTCAGCTGGCGCTGCTGGTGCTTCTTCTTCCTTCTTCTTCAGCTCATTGATGGCCTTGATCACAAAAAACAGTGCAATTGCAACGATCAGGAAAGCAATAAAGGCATTAAAAAACAGGCCAAAGTTCATAGTCACAGGATCAATCTCTGCCGCCGCGTCACCCGGCTTCAAAGTCAATTTGATGTCTGCAAAATCTACTCCGCCCATAAGCAATCCGATTGGCGGCATGAGGATGTCATCTACCAGTGACTTGACAATAGTACCAAAAGCACCACCTAAAATAATGCCGACAGCCATATCGACCATGTTACCCTTAACGGCAAATTCCTTGAATTCATTCAACATGTTTGTTCCCTTTCAATGTGCCCAGACAAACGGGAAAACGCGACATCGCTTGTCTATAATAGCAGTCCGCTATCACAGATTCGGTGCAGGGAAAGGAGTTGTTAATATTTTAA from Parvularcula sp. IMCC14364 encodes the following:
- the mscL gene encoding large-conductance mechanosensitive channel protein MscL — protein: MLNEFKEFAVKGNMVDMAVGIILGGAFGTIVKSLVDDILMPPIGLLMGGVDFADIKLTLKPGDAAAEIDPVTMNFGLFFNAFIAFLIVAIALFFVIKAINELKKKEEEAPAAPAEPPRQEVLLEEIRDALKK